A window of Proteus columbae contains these coding sequences:
- a CDS encoding sigma-S stabilization anti-adapter protein IraP — protein sequence MDKNLKEIECEIAALKIVIKSLLSTLNDKQRRDMLGNISIVLEDTSNKYPQLNEVINLTEQYVKKLIQT from the coding sequence ATGGATAAAAATTTAAAAGAAATTGAATGTGAAATTGCTGCTCTAAAAATTGTTATCAAATCTTTACTTTCCACGCTAAATGATAAACAACGAAGAGATATGTTGGGCAATATATCTATAGTGCTTGAGGATACATCTAACAAATACCCTCAGCTTAATGAAGTTATTAACTTAACTGAGCAATATGTGAAAAAG